The genomic DNA GACTCACTGGCTACGGTTTATTTGGCTGGACTGAATGAACAATAAAGTATCTTTGTGCACCAAGAGTCTCTGAACCAATGGTCTATTCTGCAGTACCTACAACAACTTCCTCAGTCCTTTCCCACTATCTGTTCACTCATGTGGCAGACTGTTAAGCACAGGTACATCATTCAAAAGGCATGGAAAAAAGTCCCCTTCTCTCTCCAGTACCCAGTCACCCAGTTCTGCTTCCTGGTGGCATCTACTATTATGGTTTCTTACGTACTTTTCCAAAGATATTCTAtgcatttacaaaaataagtacagacatatattttttcttcccacaAATAACACACAAAATGCTCTGCacctagctttttatttttctttcagttagtATCGGTTGGAAATACTTTTGTATTAGCACATAAACATCATCCTTTTTTTAGGAAGCTGGATTAGtagaggtgggcggattgcctgagctcaggagtttgagaccagcctgggcagcctggtgaaaccccgtctctaccaaaaatccaaaaaattagcgaggcatggtggtgtgggcctgtagtctcagctacttggcaggatgaggcaggagaatcgcttgaacccaggagaagaaagttgcagtgagccaagattctaccagtgcattccagcctgggcgacacagcaagactcgaaatgttttgattttttggttGAAGATGCTACTCCATATATTTGATTTGCAGTTAAGTGAgcttgaatatattttcatgtgctaGGGTAATATTGCATTTAATTTCCTGTAATCTATCTCTTCATATCTCTTGAGAtagtcttttcttatttttttaataaagttgacGCtgcatcaacacacacacacacacacacacacacacacacacacgtccctGTCCATAAATTTATTAACCCCTATATGGAATCTTGGCTTTGTTACATGCTACgtgctttgtgaccttgggcgagTTACCTGGGATAGGGTCCGGCTTATCAACAGGGTACAGGACGACACTTTTAAAACCAGGGACTCTACTTGGACGTGAGAGTCAACAAGGTATAGGACACATTTCTCCGCGGGAAAATCTTCCTTGGGCGCCGAGGCCCGGACGTCGGGAAGAGATGCCGGGGAGGAAGCTGGGCCTGGCTCCTCAAAGCCCGGGTTCTCCCTTTTGAGAGATacaatcaagaaagaaaaatctagcaAAGAGGGGGCCACTTTCTGCGGCGAGATCCGCCCTCTCGGCCGCTCCTCCCGCTCCCAGGCGCCCTCCCTACCCAGCCGAGCGCTGCGCCGCGGCCCCGGCAGCCAGACGCGCGGGGTGCGGCGAGGCCcgagggcaggggtgggagaggcGGAGGGTGGGCCCCGCGGTCACGTGAGCTGGGCCAGCTGTTCCGGGGGGCGGCGGGCCCGCGCGCCGGGAGTCTGGGGAGGGGGAAGCGCACGGCGGCCGCCTCCGTCACTGCAGCTGCAGCCTTCGATGTCGCCGCAGTAATCTGGCCCCGGCAGCACCCGCACCCTCAGCACCGTAGAGCGGAGCCCgcagcctggagcctggagccCGGAGCCCGGCGCCCTAGGTGAGCCGCGGCATCGCAGGGCGTTTGTAGGGCTGCTTCCCTGGCGGGTTTCACCCACACCCGCCATCGCCACCTCCCGCTCTCCCTCTGAACCCGCGGATAGCGCTACTCCAGGCCGATTCTCCCCACCCCCCGGTGCCTGCTGGGGCGGGCTGGTGGCCTCGGCTTGGGGCCGGCGTGACTCGGGCTCGGGGGCTGCGGGGGTGCAGGAGAGGGATGCCCGCCCCCGGTTACCGCACCGCAGCCGGGTTCTCCGCTCTCCACACCCCAGCCTCATCCTTCCCCCCGCATCCCTGGAACTCCTGTAGCCCCCCGAGGTTGCTCTTTCTGGGTTCCCTTTTCCTGGAAGCCAGTCTGCTCCCCGCTGGGGTGCGCCTGTGCGCCGCTGGCCCGCCACCTTCGGGTCCGGGGGTAGCCGGGCACCTTCCCCGAGGTGCCGCACCTGCCGCGCGGGCGGGCGCCGCGAACATGGCTGCCCGGAGACGCCCGCCGCTCTCGGCTGGGTTCTGCCCGCGCGTTCACTTCTCCCGCGGCCGCCGTACCGTGTCCCGAGGCTGCACTCCCCGCGAGGCCGACGCTCGCGGGCGGCCGCTGGATTCTCCGCGGGCCGCGCGTGGGACTTGACACAACTTCCCCGGAGCCGCACCCGAGCGTTCTCCGCGGGGCGCGGGCGGGGCTGCTGAGAGGCCCTCGCGGGTTCCCGAGGTGGGGATCTCCCAGCTCGGTCGGCCTCGGCCTCCTCAGCTCTCTAGCTTGTCTGTTGAGGCGTCGAGGAGTTGGCGACCTCACTCTCGAGGGCCGCGACGAAGGTGGTCTGCAAGGCAGGAGGGGCGCTTGAACTTCAGAGAATTGACGACAACTCGGATTTGGGAATAAAAATGTCCGAGAAAACATCGAAGGAAACTCATCTGCCTTGACTCAAAGCTGACCTTGTTGGGTTCTGTTAAACAACGTGGCTTTTCTGGATTTTCTGTCTGATTCTAGCTTGCAAGTGCCTTGACTTACACTCGCTTCCGGCAGCCCGGTGGGGtgcgtacgtgtgtgtgtgtgtgtgtgtgtgtgtgtgttgtgttgtgttccGAGCCTGGCTGGAAGATGGATCAGTTGGAGAGGAAACCTATGCTAATTCAAAATGGCAGCATGAAAAAATCAGGTCAGGCGGAAGCAGCACAGACCACAACCATCAGCTGCCTCTTGACTTAAGTCTCAGGGAATTAGTGGGAGTCAAGGCTCATCCGGGTACGCAGTAGGGAGTAACTTTTGGAGCTGGTTAGATTTTAGGGTGCTGCAGGGCCCTGGGGCATGTTAAATGGGAAGTTTGGAGAGCTGTAATTATTTTTCCTAACTTATCAAAAGCTGATACAAAACCTAGTTAAAAGTCTACGGTTTTGATCCGATTTTCTCCAGGCTCAAGACTCTGTGGCTGCTAATATCTTTTTGATGCACAACCTCGACGTTGTTTGATACCTATAAACTCTTAAGAGAGGATTGCACAGGGTAAACATCACCCAAGAGCAAGCAGTGCACATAACAAGTACCAGGTTCTTAGAGCAAGTTTCATTGGAAGAACTCATTTAGCGACAGGAGCAAGCATCCAGGCATGAGGAAATGGGAAATTCTTGAAAGGTGACTCATtttaggaattttgtttttttttttaacagcctttctttcccttttcacttCCGTGCTGCCAGCCATCTTGTCTTTTGGGAAGGAGGAGATGCGTGAGGAGGCAAATGCTTCAGGGATGATGGAATAGAGGAGGATGAGATAAGGTCGTGGGGTGGGCAGAACTAGAGGCAGCCTGAAGGAGCATACTGTGAACCCCCTTTTTacagcagggaggctgaggccggaggggCGAATGGACGACAAGGTCATGTAGCTGGCTGGCAACGGGCAGTGAGGACCCAAATCCAGGTCTCATTACTCCCCAGGGTTCCCCATGCTACCTTTTAGAGCCTGGGGGAGAAGAGCAAGTCTGTCATTATTAGGAAGGCAAACACTTCAAGCAAGGGGAAACCAAACTGTAATATGAATTATAAAGTCTATAGGTGTTTAAA from Callithrix jacchus isolate 240 chromosome 11, calJac240_pri, whole genome shotgun sequence includes the following:
- the LOC144578341 gene encoding uncharacterized protein LOC144578341, producing the protein MFSRTFLFPNPSCRQFSEVQAPLLPCRPPSSRPSRVRSPTPRRLNRQARELRRPRPTELGDPHLGNPRGPLSSPARAPRRTLGCGSGEVVSSPTRGPRRIQRPPASVGLAGSAASGHGRTRALRSQAQLPPRHLFPTSGPRRPRKIFPRRNVSYTLLTLTSK